The following coding sequences lie in one Monomorium pharaonis isolate MP-MQ-018 chromosome 1, ASM1337386v2, whole genome shotgun sequence genomic window:
- the LOC118645369 gene encoding uncharacterized protein LOC118645369: MAWYSGDMEASQIKCGYCSWLLAYHCKNILEHECFKEYNENVHALNIDENNVATIVNKFDEDDLLSQDTDCNELSSQSLNTDFDERLITAVLDRPPLYDHRLNVKERSKLKKAALWEEVRNAINSNISTKELQKKWKYHRDCYIRARKKGKQYVPSGSSAASTDVRSTYRFFDLMRPLDDTFQTTSTISTLIKSTPEKISVKEKEKRSKDLSDCSDVESEICSEPSTSFQNFDNTSSLTSTSTSSAKKQRRINHKGDQSQQLQSALLDIIKMPITEVDPVDGFLKTLGETLHRLSYKKRVMMQIEFLKMATAAEFENNEEI; this comes from the exons ATGGCGTGGTACTCAGGCGACATGGAGGCATCT CAAATAAAATGTGGTTATTGTAGTTGGCTGCTAGCATatcattgtaaaaatatattggaaCATGAATGTTTTAAAGAATACAATGAAAATGTTCATGCTTTGAACATCGACGAAAATAATGTAGCTACtattg TGAACAAATTTGATGAAGATGACCTATTGTCTCAAGATACAGACTGCAATGAACTATCATCTCAGAGTTTAAATACAGACTTTGATGAACGTTTAATAACGGCAGTACTAGATAGACCACCATTATATGATCATCGattaaatgttaaagaaaGATCTAAACTAAAAAAGGCAGCATTGTGGGAGGAAGTAAGAAATGCCATTAata GTAACATTAGTACAAaagaattacaaaagaaatggaAGTATCATCGTGATTGTTATATTCGcgcaagaaaaaaaggaaaacagtATGTTCCAAGTGGATCTAGTGCAGCTTCAACAGATGTAAGAAGTACTTATAGATTTTTTGATCTAATGAGACCCTTGGACGATACATTTCAGACTACATC aacAATAAGCACATTGATAAAGAGCACACCTGAAAAAATATCtgtaaaggaaaaagaaaaaagaagtaagGACTTATCCGATTGTTCAGATGTTGAGTCAGAAATATGTTCTGAACCGTCAActtcatttcaaaattttgataatacttCATCATTAACTTCAACATCAACTTCATCAGCTAAAAAac aacGAAGGATTAATCACAAGGGTGATCAatcacaacagttacaaagtgctttattagatattataaagATGCCTATTACAGAAGTTGATCCTGTTGAtggatttttaaaaactttaggAGAAACTTTACATCGTTTGTCATATAAAAAGAGAGTTATGATGCAAATTGAATTTCTTAAAATGGCTACAGCAGCAGAGTTTGAAAAcaatgaagaaatttaa
- the LOC118645361 gene encoding protein ANTAGONIST OF LIKE HETEROCHROMATIN PROTEIN 1-like, which yields MDSDLFLSIIALQKQIIKERNKTSILKLKKLVMLFLLCQKNEQNKIVKRKYWVHPIFSNKMRKQYGASNTLIKELHFHNDDKFINYFRMNMDTYKKLLNIIGPHITKQKCIRDPIQPNTRLEICLRYLASGDSMKSLSYMFRIGTSTISKIIFETCDVIWNVLQDKVFPQFNKDLWEHIASKFEEKWNFPHCIGAMDGKHVMLQAPPNSGSIYYNYKGQHSLNLFALCDAEYRFIVLDIGAEGRQSDGGVFRKSKLYSALEENLLQIPPPKIVNVRGPVLPYVIVADEAFGLKNYLMRPYSRSQNLDRKKKIFNYRLSRARRTVESSFGILTAKWRIYRKPIIASITLSRKIVQATCCLHNFIINHENSYKYYSTLTPVDANVANEALQDNINEINSYSKNAAMIRDKFADYFVNAGAVTWQWEKAFRNEF from the exons ATGGATTCAGACTTATTCTTATCTATTATTGCtttacaaaaacaaataataaaagaaagaaataaaacatcaattttaaaattaaaaaagttagtgATGCTTTTCTTATTGTGCcaaaaaaatgaacaaaataaaatagtaaaacgaAAATATTGGGTTCATCCAATTTTTTCCAACAAAATGCGGAAACAATATGGAGCAAGTAACACTCTTATAAAAGAGTTGCATTTTCATAATGACGacaaattcattaattattttcgcatGAATATGgacacatataaaaaattattaaatattattggaccacatataacaaaacaaaaatgtattcgAGATCCAATACAACCAAATACGCGTCTAGAAATATGTCTCCGTTATTTAGCCTCAGGAGACAGTATGAAATCTCTTTCCTATATGTTTCGTATAGGGACTAGTacgatttcaaaaattatatttgaaacttGTGATGTAATTTGGAACGTATTACAAGATAAAGTTTTTccacaatttaataaagactTGTGGGAACATATAGCaagtaaatttgaagaaaaatggaatTTCCCACATTGCATAGGAGCTATGGATGGAAAACATGTTATGTTACAA GCTCCTCCTAACAGTgggtcaatttattataattacaaggGTCAGCATagtttgaatttatttgcacTATGTGATGCAGAATATCGTTTTATCGTGCTGGACATTGGAGCAGAAGGACGACAAAGTGATGGTGGGGTATTCAGAAAGAGCAAATTATATTCTgcattagaagaaaatttgttgcaaattCCACCACCAAAAATTGTTAATGTCAGAGGCCCTGTATTACCATATGTAATTGTCGCAGATGAAGCCTTTggcttgaaaaattatttgatgcGACCATATTCCCGAAGCCAAAATCttgatcgaaaaaaaaaaattttcaactacAGATTAAGTAGAGCAAGACGTACTGTAGAAAGTTCCTTTGGAATATTAACTGCAAAATGGCGAATCTACAGGAAACCAATTATAGCATCTATTACTTTAAGTAGAAAAATTGTGCAAGCAACCTGCTGTTtgcacaattttataattaatcatgaaaatagttataaatattattctactTTAACACCAGTTGATGCAAATGTTGCAAATGAAGCTCTTCAAGacaatataaatgaaataaattcttacTCTAAAAATGCGGCTATGATAAGAGATAAATTTGCTGATTATTTTGTAAACGCTGGAGCAGTTACATGGCAATGGGAAAAAGCGTTTCGTAATGaattctga